The Moorena producens PAL-8-15-08-1 genomic interval TTCAAGCCTATTTGAATAAACCAGAATTGACTGCTCAAAAGCTTGTTGACATTAACGGTAGTCGCTTTTTCAGAACAGGAGATTTAGCAGCTATTTTACCCAACGGCAAACTAGAAATTAGGGGTCGTTGTAATTATATGGTCAATCTGCGGGGGTATAATGTATCCTTAGCTGGGATTGAAAACACCTTATTAGAACATCCGGAAATAAAAAGCTGTGTAGTTATTATTCAAGGAAAAGAAGAAGCAGAAAAGAAACTGATAGCCTATTTCGTACCTCAGCAAAAAAGCACTGAACCCCAGCAGATTAGGGAGCTAAAATTAAGGTTACGTCATCATTTACAAGACCATTTACCACCTCACATGATTCCATCGGTATTTGTGGTAATCGATAAAATTCCCATGACACCGATGGGTAAGTTGGATCGTCGCCAACTACCAAGTATAGACCATTCTCGCCCAGAATTGGCAGTACCTTTAGTCAAATCCCAATCGGATACACAGAAAGGTATTGCTCAGATTTGGCAAGAAGTACTTCAGTTAGAGGAAGTAGGAATTAATGATAATTTCTTCGATTTAGGTGGTAATTCTTTACTGCTGATCCGGGTTCACAAAAACCTGAGCAAAATCTTGGCAATACATCTACCTGTAACAACACTGTTTGAACACCCAACTATTGCTACTCTGGCTCAATATTTGGAACAAGAACAGGTAGGAAAAACAGCGGTTAAGCGCTACGAAAAAAGAAATAAATCCATCCAGCATGGCTCTGATATAGCCATAGTTGGTATGTCTTGTCGGTTTCCTGGGGCAAACAATACCGATGCTTTCTGGAACAATTTACGAGATGGGGTAGAATCAATTTCCTTCTTTAGCGATCGCGAAATTGAGCTAGAAGATCCCAACTGGATCGAACACCCCAATTATGTTAAAGCCAGTCCTATCTTGCCAGATATTGACCTATTTGATGCTGAGTTCTTCGGCTACAGCGATAAAGAAGCTGAACTAATGGACCCCCAACATCGGCTTTTCCTGGAATGTGCTTGGGAAGCGCTGGAAATTGCTGGTTATAATCCTGGAAATTATCCAGGTTCGGTGGGAGTTTATGGGGGTTCGAGTCCCAGTACCTACCTAATTAATAATATATCTCATAGCTTAGGCTCTTCTCGGACAAGTCCTTTGCTTACCCATTGTCTATTTAGGGGCACTAAAGATGTGCATACCGACCTAGGCAATGGGGGAGATTACTTACCCATGCGGGTCTCCTACAAATTGAACCTAAAAGGGCCTAGTGTTAATGTTCAAACTGCCTGTTCCACCTCACTAGTTGCGGTTCACTTAGCTTGTCAGAGTTTACGCAGTGGTGAATCTGACTTAGCACTAGCTGGGGGGGTTTCGATCTTCGTTCCTCAAAAGACTGGTTATTTATACCAAGAAGGCATGATGTTGTCTCCCGATGGTCACTGTCGTGCTTTTGATGCTGAAGGTCAAGGAACCTTATTTGGTAGTGGAGTTGGCATAGTTGTCTTGAAGCGATTAGAGGAAGCGATCGCTGATGGAGACCATATATATGCCACCATCAAAGGGTCAGCAATTAATAATGATGGGGCGGTTAAAGTTAGCTACACAGCTCCTAGCATAGAAGGACAGATAGCAGCCATTTCCGAAGCACTGGCTATGGCTAACATAGATCCTAGGACGGTGAGTTATGTGGAAACCCATGGAACTGGGACACCCCTGGGAGATCCAATTGAGATTGCAGCACTGACAAAAGCGTTTCGACAAAGTACGAACAGCCAGGACAATAATTTTTGCGCGATTGGCTCGGTGAAAACTAATATCGGGCATCTCGATGTCACCGCAGGGATAGCAGGTCTAATTAAAACAGTGCTGGCACTCCATAACAAAGCCATTCCGCCAAGCTTGCACTTTAAAGAACCCAATCCCAACATAGATTTCCCCAATAGTCCCTTTTACGTTAATACAGCCCTCACCCCATGGGAACCAAAGGTCACCCCTCTCCGTGCTGGAGTCAGTTCCTTTGGTATGGGTGGAACCAATGCCCATGTTGTTCTAGAGGAAGCCCCGAAACAAGTTGAAAGTGGATCCCCCCTAACCCCCCTTAATAAGGGGGGCATAAGCGAAGCATCCCATGGCTTACCCCTTAATCAGGGGGGCAACAGCGAAGCATCCCATGGCTTCCCCCTTGCTAAGGGGGGCAACAGCGAAGCCTCCCATGGCTTACCCCTTAATCAGGGGGGCAACAGCGAAGCCTCCCATGGCTTACCCCTTAATCAGGGGGGCATAAGCGAAGCATCCCATGGCTTCCCCCTTGCTAAGGGGGGCAACAGCGAAGCATCCCATGGCTTCCCCCTTAATCAGGGGGGCAACAGCGAAGCCTCCTATGGCTTCCCCCTTGCTAAGGGGGACGGGAGGGGGATCGAAAAAAGTAAGTCAAAAGGCAAACGTGAACGTTCTGTGCATATTTTGACTCTATCAGGGCAAACAGAGCAAGCTGTGGCAGAGTCGGTACAGAATTATATAACTTATCTGGAGTCTCATCGGGAAGGGGAGATTGCCGATATCTGTTTTACTGCCAATGGTGGACGTCAGCATTTTAACCATCGTTTGGCTGTTATTGCTGGCTCCACTCAAGACCTTCTGGAGCAGTTGCAAAGGTTTGGAAAGCCTGTTGATATCAACGATAGTTCCGAACCCCCAACAATTCACTCCCTCAAAGCAGACTCTACCAAGCAGATTGCCTTTGTGTTTACCGGACAAGGTTCTCAGTATATTGGTATGGGTCGTCAACTCTACGAAACTCAACCCACTTTCCGCAAAAATTTAGACGAATGCGATCGCATCCTCCGTTCCTACTTAGATATTCCCTTGTTGGAAGTTCTCTACCCAGATTTAGATAACAATAAACCGGAAACAGAACCTGACTCACCCATTCACCAAACAAGCTATACCCAACCTGCCATCTTTGCTATTGAATATGCCCTGGCCGGGTTGTGGAAATCCTGGGGTATCGAACCGGATGTAGTAATGGGTCATAGCATTGGGGAGTATGTGGCGGCTTGTGTTGCTGGGGTTTTTAGCCTAGAAGACGGACTGAAACTAATTGCCCAACGGGGTAGGTTGATGCAATCCTTACCCCAAGATGGAGAAATGCTAGCGTTGTTAGCTTCAGTTGCAGACGCAGCAGAAGCAATTAAACCCTATGGCCGGGATGTGTCTTTGGCTGCGATTAATGGGCCCCAGAGTGTGGTAATTTCGGGAAAAAGAGCCGCAATTAACACAATTGAGCGCAATCTTGCCGCAAAGGGAGTCAAAACCAAGAAATTAACTGTTTCCCATGCTTTCCACTCTCCCTTGATGGAACCGATATTGGCAGAGTTTGAGCAGGTGGTGGCACAGGTGCGGTTTAATCTACCACAGTTAAAACTGATCAGCAATGTTACCGGAGAACTAGCCACAGAAGAAATAACCACCAGCAACTATTGGTGCGATCATCTCCGGCAACCAGTACAATTTATGGCTAGTATGTCAACCTTGGAACAGCTTGGGATAGATGTATTGGTAGAGATTGGAGCCAAACCAATTTTATTAGGAATGGGTCGTCAGTGCCTCCCCGAACATCAAGGGTTATGGTTACCTAGTCTGCGTCCTGGACAAGAAGATTGGCAACAAATATTAACCAGTTTGGCAGAACTGTATTTGCATGGTGTGCCAGTCAATTGGCTCGGTTTTGACCAAGACTTTGCTCGTCATCGCATTCCCTTACCCACTTATCCTTTTCAAAGGCAACGTTATTGGGTGAGTCCAGAGGATAGTTTAATGGGAATAACTGCCCCTTCAACATCCCCAGGAGCGATTGGCGCGGTAGCGCCAGCGCTAAAAGCGATCGCACCAAAAGATATAGGTAAAAAGCCGGATATTGCTGACTGGTTTTATATTCCATCTTGGAAACGGTCTATTCCCCCTGCTTATCAACCAGGTGAAAAGCTGCTTGAGTCTGACACTCTAGTATTTATCGATGAGTGCGGACTCGGAGAGGAACTAGCAGAAAAACTGGACATACAGGGCAGTGACGTTGTAAGGGTGAGTCCCGGTTCGGAGTTTGCTAAGCAAAGCGATCGCTTCTACACCATTAATCCCACCCAAGCTGATGACTACCATACCCTACTCCAAGAACTGAAACAACTGAATAAAAACCCCAGTAGCATTATTCATCTGTGGAGTGTCACCCCAAATAACCACACAGAATTAGGAATAGAATCTTTTGAAGCGTCTCAGGATTTGGGTTTATACAGCCTGATATTTCTTGTCCAAGCCCTTGAAAAACTGAATTTTATCAATTCACTCCAACTTACAGTTGTATCAAACAACCTGCAGGAAGTGAGCGGAGAAGAAGTATTATCTCCAGAGAAAGCAACCCTGCTGGCAGCCTGTAAAGTTATTGGACAAGAATATCCCAATATAAACTGTCGCAGTATCGATCTTGTTCTTCCCCCATCCCAAAAGCAAAAGCAGGAAAAACTTGTAACCCAACTACTGGGGGAAATAACAGCACAGTCGGAAGATTTAACCATCGCTTACCGGGGTAAACATCGCTGGGTGCAAAAGTTTGAACCTGTGGGATTAGAAACACCTGGAACAGGGACATTACCTCTGACAAAAGAAGGGGTTTATCTCATTATCGGTGGACTAGGGGCGATTGGTCTGTCCCTAGGGTCACACTTGGCAAAAACTGTACGGGCCAAACTAATCTTAACGGGACGTTCCTTATTTCCTGCCAGGGATGATTGGTCTCAATGGCTAGCCACCCACGATGCAGAAGATCGGATTAGTCGGAAAATTAAGAAATTGCAGGCTATGGAGGCTATGGGAGCGGAGGTGATGGTACTCAATGCTGATGTAGCCCATGGACAACAAATGGAAGAAGCGATCGCACAAGCAGAGGCTCGCTTTGGTAACATCAATGGAGTCATCCACAGTGTTATGTTTACCGGAGACAAGGCATTGTGTTCCATCAAGGAAATAACTAAAACTGATATTTGGCAGCACTTTCACGGAAAAGTACAGGGAACCATAGTCTTATCAAAGGTTTTGCAGAACAAAAACCTTGACTTTTGTATCTTAATGTCCTCCATCGCATCAGTGCTAGGGGGTTTGGGGGACGTTGCTTACTCGGCAGCCAATCTGTTTATGGATGTTTTCGTTCACCAGCAGAACCGGGTTAATTCGGTTCCTTGGTTGAGTGTAAACTGGGAGACTTGGGAATTCCCAAAACAAGATCGAAATTATGACATTGCAGCAGGGCTGGCTGAATTTGCCATAACTCCAGAAGAGGGTATCCAAGCCTTTGAAAAGGTTTTATCCACTCCAGAACTCGATCAAATTATTGTATCTAGTGGAGATTTACAAGCTCGTATCGATCAATGGGTCAAACTTAAATCTGTAAAAGAACGAAATAACCAGCATCAACAAGTATCATCTCCGTCGGTTGATTTGCGTAAGCAATTAGAGACAGCTCCTATGGGAGAGCGTCAGGGATTATTGGTTACTCACGTCCGCGCGCAGGTAGCCAAAGTACTCGGAATTGCTCCTGAGCGAATAACATTAGAGCAAAAACTCATAGACTTAGGATTAGATTCTTTGATGTCTATTGAGTTGAGAAATACTCTCCAATTGAGTCTGGGTTTGTCTGTGCCTTCTACTTTACTCTTTGACTATCCAACACCCGAAGCGTTGACTAGCTATTTGGATCAAGAAGTTCTTGGCTTTCAGGACTCAAAAAGTTTAAGCAATGCCTCCATCAAACAAGGTATAGTCGAGGATAACTCCTACCGTTCTACTTTAGTATCGATTCAGCCAAATGGTTCAAAACCTCCTCTGTTCTTTGCCCCCGGAGTCTTGGGTAATGTTTTCGATATCTATCCCTTGGCACAACACCTTGCTTCAGAGCAACCTTTATACGGCTTGCGATCGCTTGGTTTAGATGAGGACGAAAAGCCATTAACCCGGATGGAAGACATAGCAGCCCACCACATCCAAGCCTTACAAGCCGTTCAGCCTAAGGGGCCATATTTTCTGGGCGGTCATTCAGCAGGAGGAAAGGTGGTTTTTGAGATGGCTCAACAGTTAAAAAATCAGGGACAGGAGGTAGCTTTACTTGCCATAATGGATGGTTTAGGGACAAATGTTCAAAAATATCAAGATTTTGCTGATTGGGACAATACTAAACTCATCAACGATATCAGCAGTTTTTATCAAGGTTCTTTAGGAGAAGCGGTCAACGTTGATCCTGAAACACTTCAATCTATTGGAGAGGAGCAACAGTTAAATTATCTTCTGGAAAGATTGAGCATAGCTGGTTTTAAATTAAGCCAAGATGAACTAAAACGTATTTTTCAAGTTTACAAAGCTAACGTCCAAGCTGATGTTGACTATATACCACAGGAGAGTTACCCAACTTCAATTACTTTCTTCCGAGCTATGGAAACAGAAGTCTTTGAGGCTACCCTCGGTGAAACAACAATACTGGAAGACCCAACTTGGGGGTGGGGTAAGGTTTCTGCTGAACCTGTGACAATTTATGAGATTCCAGGCAACCATTTCACGATGATGGGAGAACCAAATGTTGGAGTTCTAGCCCAAACCCTGAGGACTTGTCTGGAAAGCAACTGCAATCTCTAAACTAATTGCACTATCAACAATCTCTGATTAACTATCAAATTACCAACAAAGAGAAAAACCATGAGAAAAATATTAGCTTTATGGGCAACCCTTCGCTCAACCTCCACCGCCTTTGAAACTATGATGCTCCAAAGAGGTGATTTTCTTATTGTTCACGAACCTTTTGGCTTATCTTACTACAACTCCCCAGACCGTCGCGATACTAATCGTTATCCAGATATAGAACTCAATCCTGAATATAATTACCAAACAACATGGCAAAGGCTAAAACAACAGGCAGATTCCCAGGCTGTTTTTATCAAGGATATGGCTTATTATATGTTCCACGTAGCCGATCGAGAATTTTTGTCTATATTTGAAAATACTTTTCTGGTGCGTCATCCCGCTCAAATGCTCCCATCATTTTACGACAAGTGGCCTGATTTTACTTTAGAAGAAACCGGTTATGCTGAAATCTACAAACTATTTGAAATGGCGAAAGAAGTCAGTGGAAAAATTCCAGTAGTAATTGACTCGGACGATCTGGTACAAAAACCAGAATCAACAGTTAAAGCTTACTGCGATGCTGTTGGTATACCGTTCATTAAAGAAGCCCTAAAATGGGAACCGAAATCCCGTCCCGAACTTACTAATTGGGACGGAGGAACTTGGATCGCTAACGCAATGTCTAGTAGTGGCTTCAAGGAGCAAAAAAAAGATAATTATGTGGCAGTGGAAGATAATAAACACTTACAAAATGCTTATAATTTTTGTTTGCCTTATTACGAAAAGCTTTACGAACATCGACTTCGTATTGCTTAAAGTTGATGTTGAAATTAATGAACATTATAGCAACTATTAAATTCCCCGGTTAATAAATAAAATTATTAACCGGGGAATTTAAAAATTAGAAGGCGATATCAAAAATTAGAGATGAAACTCATGCAAAACAAACGTTTTATAACAGTTGATAGCAACCGTTTTCACTATATGTGGTTGTGGGATAATTGCCAATACTCATTGAAAATCCCTGTGAAGATATATGAAATTCCCAATTAAAGCTGTACGTTTCCCAATAAATCCAATTATTAAGCAGGGAATGCCAGGATTAGAAGGTGATCGTGGTGCTAACATTAATGGTCCATCCCTGATTCGTGTTCCTAACTGGATTGAAAATCCCCTAGGACGCTATTATCTTTATTTTGCTCATCACTTGGGTAAATATATTCGTCTTGCCTATGCCGACTCTCTAGAAGGAGAATGGAAGATCTATGAGCAGGGAACCCTACACTTGGATGAAACAACTTGCTTGGATCATATTGCGTCTCCAGATGTCCATGTTGACAATGAAGCCCAAGAAATACGGATGTACTTTCATGGCGACTATGAGGGGAGGGATAAGTACGATCAGGTGACAATGCTGGCAAAATCTCAAGATGGTCTGCATTTTACTGCTTTGCCAGAGATACTTGGACCATACTATTTTCGAGTTTTCCAGCACAACGGATTCCACTATGCCATTGCCAACAATTGGTATGGTACAGTGATGAACAACCGTCCCATAGCTGGAATTGTACTGCGGTCAAAAGACGGTGTGACTACTTTTGAGCCAGGACAAGATTTTATACCTAACCTACGACACGGTGCTGTATTGGTAAAAGGTGACCGATTGCTCGTATTCTACTCCAGATATGGCGATGCTCCTGAACGTGTTTTAATGAGCTACGTGGATTTAAGCAAGGATTGGGACAAGTGGATTCCTTCAGAACCAGTGACAGTTATTGAACCAGAAATGGATTATGAGGGAGTTGCTTTACCTATTGTCTCTTCGGAAGTTGGTGTTGCAGAAGAACCGGTGCGAGAACTGCGCGATCCAGCTATTTACACCGAAGGAGAAAAAACATACTTACTGTATTCAGTAGCAGGGGAAGAAGGTATCGCGATCGCTGAACTGAAATTTTGCGATTAAAAGGAATTTGTTTAAAAGAATCTTGTTTCGGCACAATTACATAAACATAGGAAAGAAGATTTACTAGTATACCCGAATTTATCACAAGGAGTGCGATCGATCAATTCCTAATCTTATGTATAGCGGTTTGTACCCTAATGAGGTACATATATTTTTTTACCTTTTCCCTCTTCTGACTTCACTGCTCCCTGCTCCCTGCTCCCTGCTCCCTAAAACCCGAAAACTTGTACATTACTAGCTTAAAAAACGCTATACTACAGAATGAAGTGCGAAAAGTAGTATAATAACTACTAACTTAGTTTGTGAAATTGTGGATACAAAGAATAACCAGGATGAATACTATTAACATTCCCCCGACCTTCAAAGTTACAAAAGAACAATTCCAAATACTCGCTACTGCTAACCGAGAAAAGCGCCTCGAACGTACTGCTAATGGAGAATTAATTGTTATGCCCCCTACAGGAGGCAATACGGGAAAACGCAACGCACAATTATCTGCACAATTTGTTATTTGGAACAATCAAACCAAACTCGGAGTTGTTTTTGACTCTTCTTGTGCTTTTCGTCTTCCTAATGGTGCCGATCGCTCTCCTGATGTCAGTTGGGTCAAAATAGAACGCTGGAATCAACTCACACCAGAACAACAAGACACTTTCCCACCCCTTTGTCCTGATTTTGTCCTTGAGTTACGCTCCCGTACTGACACGATGGAAAGTTTAAGACAAAAAATGCAAGAATATTTAGACAATGGCATAAGCTTAGGCTGGTTAATCGATCCCAAAAATAGAATCGTAGAAATTTATAAACCTCAACAACAGGTGAAGGTGTTTAACTCTCCTAAGACGCTATCTGCAGAAGAAGTATTACCTGGATTTAGTTTAAATTTTGAAACCGTTTGGTAGTTAGGATGAAGTCATCGAATTGATGGCTCAAGGGAACAGGGAACAGCGGATCTGGGAACAGTAGGAAAGAACTCGGAGGATTTTTTGGTGTTATAAAGAATCCGCATAATTTTTTATGATATATTTGTAAATACTATACTTTAACTACTACTGATTCCACCTTAGCAGCAATTGAAGCCGCCTTACCCATTGACCCTCAGCCCGATAGTATTAGCGATCGCACTGTAAAATTAAGGTGGATGAGGTCTTTAAGTAGATATGCCAGCTAAAGACATTTACCACGACTGTGTCAAAAATGCTCTCATTTTGGTGAGCTGTTGTTAAAAAACAATCGAGTTCGTCTTTTGGTTTTTGATTCTGAAGCGGAGGATATTATTAAATGGACACTTTAGAGCGAGACCGGGAGATTATTCAAAAAATAATCTCTGACTACGCACAAATTCCTTATTCTTACGGAGAAATTGAACGAAATAGCGTGTTTGATTGTGATCGCGATCGCTATCTATTGATGATAGTTGGTTGGGAGGGAGTGCGTCAAGTTCACGGCTGTATCATTCATGTGGAAATTATCGAGGGCAAAATCTGGATTCATCGCGATGGGACAGAGGATGGCATCGCTGGGGAACTCCTAGAAGCAGGCATTCCCAAAGAGCGTATTGTTCTAGGCTTTAAATCACCCGGAGTTAGGAAGCACACAGGGTTTGCAGTTGCCTAAAGTCACTCTGTAATAAGTAATAAGTGAAGAAGAGGCTCTATCTAATTGATATAGCACTACGGGCAAGGCAAGAGGCAAGAGGCAAAAGGCAACAGTTGAGTACAATAGCTTTTGTTGCTTGTATCAATGTCCTAACTTTAATGCGTAGTGCTATATAATTTAGAGTGATCGCTAATTCCCACAACTTTAAAGTAGAGGTCAACAATGGCAGCCAGAGATACCTTCCATGAAGCCGTAAAATCAGCTTTACAGAAGGACGGCTGGTGTATTACTCACGATCCTCTCTATATCAATTTTGCTGAAGTGGAAATTTACATCGATTTGGGTGCAGAACGACTCATTGCAGCCGAAAAAGATGAAGAAAAAATAGCTGTTGAAATTAAAACCTTTCTAAGGCCTTCGGCAATTTCTGAATTCCATACGGTTTTGGGACAATTCCTTAACTATCGCTTTGCCCTCAAAGCAGAAGATCCAGAGAGATTATTGTATTTAGCTATTCCTCTTGAAATTCACGAGACCTTCTTTGCCCGTCGCTTCGTTCAACTTATTACCCAAGAGTATCAAGTTAAATTGCTTGTATTTGAGCCAACTAAGGAGGAAATTGTTCAATGGCAAAACTAGAGCAATATCGGCAATTCGTAAAAGAGATTCTAACCGAATACAGCAGCCACAAACCCGCTTATGGTGAAGTAGAAGTGGAATTAATCTTTGATACCGAAAGAGACCGCTACCAGCTTGTCCATGCCGGATGGAGTAATCGTCGCCGTATTTATGGTTCCACCATCCACATTGACCTTAAAGATAATAAGATTTGGATTCAAAATGATGGTACAGAAGTTGGGATTGCTAACGTTTTAGTTGAACGCGGTGTGCCTCATCAAGATATTGTTCTAGCCTATCATGCCCCTTATCTAAGGAAATTTACTGAATTCGGAGTGGGATAATAAATAATAACTTAGCTTTTTAAATTGTCCATACCAAGAATAACCAGGAGGTTTTGATGGTAACTTCTTTAACTACTTCCGATGCCACCTTAGCAGCAATTGAAGCGGCCTTACCCATTGACCCTCAGCCCTATACTATTGGCGATCGCCCCACGGGTTTGATCGTTGTGGATGTGCTCAATGGCTTTTGCACTGTTGGTTTTGGTCCTTTGGCTCCAACAGAACCAAATCAGCAAATAGCCACCATGGTATCAGAAAGCGATCGCCTAGCCAAAGCTTTCACAGCCAAAGGTTGGCCAGTCTTAGCTTTCCTAGATACCCACGAACCAGGCAAACCAGAACCTCCCTATCCTCCTCATTGTGAAAAAGGGTCTGGGGAAGAAAAGCTCGTTCCTGAACTGGAATGGCTAGAAACTCATCCCCACGCCACCTTAATTAAAAAAGACTGCATCAATGGTTTTATCGGTTCCATGGATGTAGATACTGGCAACAATAGTTTAATTCGCTGGATAAACCAGCACAAGCTAGAAGTCTTAGTAGTTGTTGGCATCTGCACCGATATTTGTGTAATGGACTTCGTGGTTACTATGCTATCAGCACGCAATCATGATATGGTACCAACGTTAAAAGATATTGCCGTCTATACCGAAGGTTGTTCAACCTTCGACCTCTCGGCAGAGATGGCAGCCCAGCAGGGTTTGCCAAAGACGGCCATTCATCCCCAGGAAATCGCTCATCATGTTGGTTTATACACCATGGCAGAGCGTGGAGCGTTCATTGCTTCTACAATAAATTTACCTTTTTAATAAAAAAAATGAAATCTCGACTAACAATTGTCACAGGTGCAAGCGGCGCTCTGGGTAACAGTTTTATTGAACACTTTCTACAGCAAGAAAATACCACTTGCGTAGCCATTTCTAGAACCCCTCTGGAAACGGATGCCCTGCATTGCAAATTCGATCTTCTCGATAGCCAAGCCGCCGAGCAAGCCATCACTAATCTCGACCTTTCGGAAGTTTCTGATGTGATCCTTATCCATGGCGTAGGCAAATTCAAATATGAAATCGAGACAGAAACCACCGAGGCAGACTGGGATGAAAAGGGAGTTGACGATGAAATATTCTCATCAAACTACCATACCTTTGTCAACGTAGCCCAGCCACTTGTCGAAAAACTTAACCAAGAGCATCAATGCAATCGCCAGACGACCCTTGCTCTTTGTGGTTTCGGTTCTGTTACGGATAAATATAAGATCCCTTTCTGGCGCTCTTATACTTACGCCAAAGATACCTTACGGAGCTATATCCAAGACCTAGCTCAGTCAGAAGACTGGCAAGGACTAATCAGGGGACGGTTTATCAATGTGAGTACTACAGACACAGGTAATGAAAACAAATTGCGACCAAATGCAACAGCTGAAGAGAAAAAATATTGGCTCAAGCCAGAAAAAATCGTCCAGCAATCTCTAGAATCTCTGGAGTCCTTGCAGCCTCTGTGGCAGGAAATAGATGTCTATGAACCCATGCCAGGATTCGAGCCAGACGACTATTACAGCAATTACGATAAAATTCAAGAAAAATGGCAACGACAAATGGGAGCACCATCTTCATTAAC includes:
- a CDS encoding type I polyketide synthase, translated to MQNLLSLPKLFKLQAQRTPEAIAIVDGTNSITYQKLDRLTDNLAGYLQKQGVTLNQPVGVLLEKSQDFIIASLAIMKAGGVFMPLELKYPDALLAKMLADAQPSLIITKSTYTKKISSEIAIKILLIDSKTNWNSPPTLDLELPSIAPENIANIIYSSGSTGEPKGIILTHQAIITGELRREQVSPSKSGYPITYLLFPWEIYRPWIKGATLYIVPDEIIYDHERFLDFIFQNKIKEITISPSLIQSIFNTVEIETITAKLSGLEVVCVTGEALTQQVKNQLIDRLPSARLLNYYGINECFTVAIDNLRESEDLPSGFCAVGTPFEDDEIIFLDENGQQVTTGKEGEMYIKSPCLFQAYLNKPELTAQKLVDINGSRFFRTGDLAAILPNGKLEIRGRCNYMVNLRGYNVSLAGIENTLLEHPEIKSCVVIIQGKEEAEKKLIAYFVPQQKSTEPQQIRELKLRLRHHLQDHLPPHMIPSVFVVIDKIPMTPMGKLDRRQLPSIDHSRPELAVPLVKSQSDTQKGIAQIWQEVLQLEEVGINDNFFDLGGNSLLLIRVHKNLSKILAIHLPVTTLFEHPTIATLAQYLEQEQVGKTAVKRYEKRNKSIQHGSDIAIVGMSCRFPGANNTDAFWNNLRDGVESISFFSDREIELEDPNWIEHPNYVKASPILPDIDLFDAEFFGYSDKEAELMDPQHRLFLECAWEALEIAGYNPGNYPGSVGVYGGSSPSTYLINNISHSLGSSRTSPLLTHCLFRGTKDVHTDLGNGGDYLPMRVSYKLNLKGPSVNVQTACSTSLVAVHLACQSLRSGESDLALAGGVSIFVPQKTGYLYQEGMMLSPDGHCRAFDAEGQGTLFGSGVGIVVLKRLEEAIADGDHIYATIKGSAINNDGAVKVSYTAPSIEGQIAAISEALAMANIDPRTVSYVETHGTGTPLGDPIEIAALTKAFRQSTNSQDNNFCAIGSVKTNIGHLDVTAGIAGLIKTVLALHNKAIPPSLHFKEPNPNIDFPNSPFYVNTALTPWEPKVTPLRAGVSSFGMGGTNAHVVLEEAPKQVESGSPLTPLNKGGISEASHGLPLNQGGNSEASHGFPLAKGGNSEASHGLPLNQGGNSEASHGLPLNQGGISEASHGFPLAKGGNSEASHGFPLNQGGNSEASYGFPLAKGDGRGIEKSKSKGKRERSVHILTLSGQTEQAVAESVQNYITYLESHREGEIADICFTANGGRQHFNHRLAVIAGSTQDLLEQLQRFGKPVDINDSSEPPTIHSLKADSTKQIAFVFTGQGSQYIGMGRQLYETQPTFRKNLDECDRILRSYLDIPLLEVLYPDLDNNKPETEPDSPIHQTSYTQPAIFAIEYALAGLWKSWGIEPDVVMGHSIGEYVAACVAGVFSLEDGLKLIAQRGRLMQSLPQDGEMLALLASVADAAEAIKPYGRDVSLAAINGPQSVVISGKRAAINTIERNLAAKGVKTKKLTVSHAFHSPLMEPILAEFEQVVAQVRFNLPQLKLISNVTGELATEEITTSNYWCDHLRQPVQFMASMSTLEQLGIDVLVEIGAKPILLGMGRQCLPEHQGLWLPSLRPGQEDWQQILTSLAELYLHGVPVNWLGFDQDFARHRIPLPTYPFQRQRYWVSPEDSLMGITAPSTSPGAIGAVAPALKAIAPKDIGKKPDIADWFYIPSWKRSIPPAYQPGEKLLESDTLVFIDECGLGEELAEKLDIQGSDVVRVSPGSEFAKQSDRFYTINPTQADDYHTLLQELKQLNKNPSSIIHLWSVTPNNHTELGIESFEASQDLGLYSLIFLVQALEKLNFINSLQLTVVSNNLQEVSGEEVLSPEKATLLAACKVIGQEYPNINCRSIDLVLPPSQKQKQEKLVTQLLGEITAQSEDLTIAYRGKHRWVQKFEPVGLETPGTGTLPLTKEGVYLIIGGLGAIGLSLGSHLAKTVRAKLILTGRSLFPARDDWSQWLATHDAEDRISRKIKKLQAMEAMGAEVMVLNADVAHGQQMEEAIAQAEARFGNINGVIHSVMFTGDKALCSIKEITKTDIWQHFHGKVQGTIVLSKVLQNKNLDFCILMSSIASVLGGLGDVAYSAANLFMDVFVHQQNRVNSVPWLSVNWETWEFPKQDRNYDIAAGLAEFAITPEEGIQAFEKVLSTPELDQIIVSSGDLQARIDQWVKLKSVKERNNQHQQVSSPSVDLRKQLETAPMGERQGLLVTHVRAQVAKVLGIAPERITLEQKLIDLGLDSLMSIELRNTLQLSLGLSVPSTLLFDYPTPEALTSYLDQEVLGFQDSKSLSNASIKQGIVEDNSYRSTLVSIQPNGSKPPLFFAPGVLGNVFDIYPLAQHLASEQPLYGLRSLGLDEDEKPLTRMEDIAAHHIQALQAVQPKGPYFLGGHSAGGKVVFEMAQQLKNQGQEVALLAIMDGLGTNVQKYQDFADWDNTKLINDISSFYQGSLGEAVNVDPETLQSIGEEQQLNYLLERLSIAGFKLSQDELKRIFQVYKANVQADVDYIPQESYPTSITFFRAMETEVFEATLGETTILEDPTWGWGKVSAEPVTIYEIPGNHFTMMGEPNVGVLAQTLRTCLESNCNL
- a CDS encoding Uma2 family endonuclease, which produces MNTINIPPTFKVTKEQFQILATANREKRLERTANGELIVMPPTGGNTGKRNAQLSAQFVIWNNQTKLGVVFDSSCAFRLPNGADRSPDVSWVKIERWNQLTPEQQDTFPPLCPDFVLELRSRTDTMESLRQKMQEYLDNGISLGWLIDPKNRIVEIYKPQQQVKVFNSPKTLSAEEVLPGFSLNFETVW
- a CDS encoding XisI protein, which encodes MDTLERDREIIQKIISDYAQIPYSYGEIERNSVFDCDRDRYLLMIVGWEGVRQVHGCIIHVEIIEGKIWIHRDGTEDGIAGELLEAGIPKERIVLGFKSPGVRKHTGFAVA
- a CDS encoding XisH family protein; protein product: MAARDTFHEAVKSALQKDGWCITHDPLYINFAEVEIYIDLGAERLIAAEKDEEKIAVEIKTFLRPSAISEFHTVLGQFLNYRFALKAEDPERLLYLAIPLEIHETFFARRFVQLITQEYQVKLLVFEPTKEEIVQWQN